Below is a genomic region from Rhodospirillum centenum SW.
CGAAGTCGCCGATCCAGCCGTGGCGGGTGACGTCCTTGAACTTCTTCTCGTCGCGGCTGTCCAGGAAGACCTTCCACTCCTGGTTGTTGAGCGTGACCTTGATCCCCAGCTTCTGCTGCCACATGGAGGCGACGGCGATGGCCACCTTCCGGTGGTTCTCGGAGGTGTTGTAGAGCACCTCCAGGTCCAGCGGCTTGCCGCCCTTGCCGTAGCCCGCCTTCTGCATCAGCTCGCGCGCCTTGGCGTCGCGCTGTTCCTGCGTCCAGGCCGCATGGTCGGGCAGCGGCAGCGGATAGCCCTCCACCCCCGGCGGGGTGAAGGCATAGGCCGGCTGCTCGCCCTGCCGGGTGATCTTCTCGCAGATGCTGGCCCGGTCAATGGCGAGGTTGAGCGCCATGCGCAGATCGCGGTTCGACTTCCACGGCTCCTTCGTCATGTTGGGGGCGAAGAAGTAGGTGCCGAAATAGGGCGTCTCCCGGTATTCGTCGGGCAGGTTCGCCTTCACCCAGTCCGTCTGGGTCAGCGGCACCTCATAGGTGAAATCCAGCTCGCCCGAGCGGAAGCGGCGCAGTTCGGCGTCCAGATTCTCGGTCGGCAGGAACATGACCGTGTCGATCCGGACATTCTCCGCGTCCCAGTAGTGCGGATTCTTCACCAGCTTGACATGGCTCTGCGGCACCGCCTCGACCAGCATGTAGGCGCCGTTGGAGACAAGGTTGCCGGGCCGGATGAAGGTGTCGCCGTGCTGCTCCAGGTTCGCCTTGCTCAGCGCATAGGCGGCGTGGTGGTGCAGCATCTTGAGGAAGTAGGGCGTCGGCCCGCGCAGGGTGACCTGGAAGGTGTGGGTGTCGGGGGCCGCCAGCCCCACGCTGTCCATCGGCTTGCGCCCCAGCGAGGCGTCCTCGGCATTCAGCACCGGCCAGAGATAATAGGCGTACTTGGCCGCGGTGCGCGGATCGAGCAGGCGCTTCCAGGAGAACACCCAGTCCTCCGCCGTCACCGGCGTGCCGTCCGACCACCTGGCGTTCCGGCGCAGGTGGAAGGTGTAGACGGTGCCGTCCTCGCTCACCTCCCAGCGCTCGGCCGCGCCGGGGACGAGCCCGCCCTTGCCGTCGGGGATCAGCAGCCCGTCGAACAGGTCGAACTGGATGAAGCTCTCCGGCACGCCGGAGGATTTGTGCGGGTCCAGGGTCTCCGGCTCGGAGCCGTTGCCGCGGTACATCACCTTGCCGCCGGCGGTCTGGGCGATGGCGAAGCGGGGCACGACCCCCGTCATCAGGGCCACGCCGGAAGCGGCGGTGCCCCCGGCGATGCCCGCAAGTACCGAACGGCGGCTGAGGCTCTGATCCATCTCGACTGGTCTCCCTGTTCTTGTCGCGTGCTGACGGCGGAACCGCCGGGCGGTGCCAGGACCGCCCGGACGGCTCCTACGGCTTCATGGAAAGGTAGCGGGTGAGCTGAAAGCCCATCGTGTTCGGGGTCCAGCCCTGGACCTTCGGGCTGACGACGGTGCGGTAGCTGCCGGTGAACAGCGGGATGACCGGCAGGTCGGCCAGCAGCACGGCCTCCGCCTCGGCCATCCGGGCGGCGCGCCGCTCGGGATCGAGGATCAGGTTCGCCTCGTCCAGCAGCCGGTCGAAATCGGCGCTGGCATAGCCCGTGCGGTTCATCCGGCCGATGTCGCTGCGCATCAGCTTGAGGAAGGTGTAGGCGTCCGGATAGTCGCCGATCCAGCCGAGATGCGTCAGCCCGACATAGTTCTTGTCGGCCGCGGTCTGGAGCTGGACCTTGAATTCCTGGTTGTTCAGCCGCGTGTCCACGTTCAGCTTCTGCTTCCACATGCCGGCGACGGCGACCATCACCCGGCGGGAACTTTCGCTGGTGGCATGCAGGATCTCCAGCTCCGGCAGCGGCTTGCCGCCGGGGCCGTAGCCGGCCTCCTTCAGCAGCCGGCGAGCGCGCTCGTCACGCTGGGCCTGGGTCAGGGCGGCCGTCTCCGGCACCGGCGGGCGGTAGCCGGAGGTGCCGGCCGGCACGAAGCTGTAGCTGGCCTGCTCGCCCGCCCGGGTGATGCGCTCGACCAGCGCCTCGCGGTCGATGGCGAGGAAGAGCGCCTCGCGCAGCTTCGCGTTCGAGGCCCAGGGCTCCTTCGTCATGTTGAAGCCCAGATACCAGATGGAGAAGACGGGATAGAACTTCTCCACCTCCGGCATGTTCTGCCGCACCCAGTCCACCTGGGTGTAGGGGATCTGCATCACGGCATCCAGTTCGCCGGCGCGGAAGCGCCGCAGCTCGGTGTCCTGGCTGTCGGAGTGGTGGAAGTAGACGGTGTCGATCTTCACCTGGTCGGCGCTGTGGTAGTGCGGGTTCTTCACCA
It encodes:
- a CDS encoding peptide ABC transporter substrate-binding protein, which gives rise to MRDFLRRAGLALTLVLAGAALGQPAAAEVVLNRGNGPEPSSMDPQLGTTVTEGRIMYDLFEGLFTIGINGEPVPAVADSWEISPDGLVYTFRLRRDAKWSDGTPVTAEDFAFSWRRLLDPALASQYAYFLWPVKNAEAINKGEMPGDALGVEAVDPHTFRVTLERPTGYFLASLMHRITHPVQKANVERDGKSFMQPGKLVSNGAYQLADYKPQSYVKVVKNPHYHSADQVKIDTVYFHHSDSQDTELRRFRAGELDAVMQIPYTQVDWVRQNMPEVEKFYPVFSIWYLGFNMTKEPWASNAKLREALFLAIDREALVERITRAGEQASYSFVPAGTSGYRPPVPETAALTQAQRDERARRLLKEAGYGPGGKPLPELEILHATSESSRRVMVAVAGMWKQKLNVDTRLNNQEFKVQLQTAADKNYVGLTHLGWIGDYPDAYTFLKLMRSDIGRMNRTGYASADFDRLLDEANLILDPERRAARMAEAEAVLLADLPVIPLFTGSYRTVVSPKVQGWTPNTMGFQLTRYLSMKP
- a CDS encoding peptide ABC transporter substrate-binding protein, with the translated sequence MDQSLSRRSVLAGIAGGTAASGVALMTGVVPRFAIAQTAGGKVMYRGNGSEPETLDPHKSSGVPESFIQFDLFDGLLIPDGKGGLVPGAAERWEVSEDGTVYTFHLRRNARWSDGTPVTAEDWVFSWKRLLDPRTAAKYAYYLWPVLNAEDASLGRKPMDSVGLAAPDTHTFQVTLRGPTPYFLKMLHHHAAYALSKANLEQHGDTFIRPGNLVSNGAYMLVEAVPQSHVKLVKNPHYWDAENVRIDTVMFLPTENLDAELRRFRSGELDFTYEVPLTQTDWVKANLPDEYRETPYFGTYFFAPNMTKEPWKSNRDLRMALNLAIDRASICEKITRQGEQPAYAFTPPGVEGYPLPLPDHAAWTQEQRDAKARELMQKAGYGKGGKPLDLEVLYNTSENHRKVAIAVASMWQQKLGIKVTLNNQEWKVFLDSRDEKKFKDVTRHGWIGDFVDPNTFLELLRSDIGKQNPSGYANPEYDRLMMEANRTQDPETRAALMRQAESIALEDAAVFPIYTYAAQHMVAKRVLNWGDDLLDNHPTRWLDLKA